A section of the Thauera chlorobenzoica genome encodes:
- the mfd gene encoding transcription-repair coupling factor, with amino-acid sequence MPSPLDALLVHLATLPLPKPGACLELPPLAGSADALAIAQLAARGRMLLVVTANPLDAQRLVDEIAWVAPALRLHLLPDWETLPYDSFSPHQDLISERLATLYALSRGEADVVLVPASTALYRMAPPSYLAAYTFFLKQGERLDGEQFKAQMALAGYAHVTQVVSPGEFSVRGGLVDLFPMGSPLPFRIDLFDDEVESIRTFDPDTQRTVYPTKEIRLLPAREFPLDEAGRTRFRSRFRETFEGDPTRAAVYKDISNGIAPAGIEYYLPLFFDDTATLLDYLPADTPVLLHRDVPAAIAEFWRDTRSRHDLLKGDRSRPVLPPEQLFLSDEAFFIALKRRPRLDIGAERDTRHGAGAGGGTAAGEAAGTVDSADRDAAALALPAPEVAVERKSSDPLHRLKAFIDSFIDEAGGRILLLADSPGRRETMAEFFAEYGVKPEPTTDFAAFLNTGSPVALGIAPLARGFVLPAARLAVLTEAELYAATARSRSRRDSRKAATMEGWLRDLSELKLGDPVVHVSHGIGRYLGLIHMNLGEGDTEFLHLEYNGGDKLYVPVAQLHVITRYAGADPEGVDLHRLGSGQWEKAKKKAALQVRDTAAELLALYAQRAARPGHRFDFRQHDLEAFTEGFGFETTPDQQAAIDAVVTDMKSGRPMDRLVCGDVGFGKTEVALRAAFIAVADGKQVVVLCPTTLLAEQHYQTFADRFADWPIKLAELSRFKSAKEQAEALQLLGEGKVDIIIGTHRLLQKDVVFKRLGLVIIDEEHRFGVRQKEALKALRSEVDILTLTATPIPRTLGLAMEGLREFSVIATAPQKRLAIKTFVQRASRGIIREAVLREFKRGGQVYFLYNEVDTIDNMRNELEELLPEARIVVGHGQLPERELERVMRDFTQQRANLLLCSTIIETGINIPTANTIIIHRADRFGLAQLHQLRGRVGRSHHQAYAYLLTDAHAKPTAQAQKRLEAIAMMDELGSGFYLAMHDLEIRGAGEVLGENQSGEIQQVGFSLYTEMLKRAVKDLQAGKEPDLSQPLEVVSEINLHTPALLPTDYCPDVQERLTLYKRLANCDTEDELRDLQEELIDRFGELPPQTLALIETHRLRMLVKAFGVHKLDASEAQISVQFAKDAPIDPVKVIFLVQKDRNTRMAGPEKLIRRAGLPDLKERVKAVRELLEAVRT; translated from the coding sequence ATGCCAAGCCCGCTCGACGCCCTCCTCGTCCACCTCGCCACCCTGCCCCTGCCCAAGCCCGGCGCCTGCCTCGAGCTACCGCCGCTGGCCGGCTCTGCCGACGCGTTGGCGATCGCCCAGCTCGCCGCCCGCGGGCGGATGCTGCTGGTGGTCACCGCCAACCCGCTCGATGCCCAGCGCCTGGTGGATGAAATCGCCTGGGTCGCACCGGCCTTGCGCCTGCACCTGCTGCCGGACTGGGAAACCCTGCCCTACGACAGCTTCTCCCCGCACCAGGACCTGATCTCCGAGCGCCTGGCGACGCTGTACGCGCTGAGCCGCGGCGAAGCCGATGTCGTGCTGGTACCGGCCTCGACCGCGCTCTACCGGATGGCGCCGCCGAGCTATCTCGCCGCCTACACCTTCTTCCTCAAGCAGGGCGAGCGGCTGGATGGCGAGCAGTTCAAGGCGCAGATGGCACTCGCTGGCTACGCCCACGTCACCCAGGTGGTCAGCCCCGGCGAATTCTCGGTGCGCGGCGGCCTCGTCGACCTGTTCCCGATGGGCTCGCCACTGCCTTTCCGCATCGACCTGTTCGACGACGAAGTCGAGAGCATCAGGACTTTCGACCCCGATACCCAGCGCACCGTCTACCCGACGAAGGAAATCCGCCTGCTGCCGGCGCGCGAATTCCCCCTCGACGAAGCCGGGCGCACCCGCTTTCGCAGCCGCTTCCGCGAGACCTTCGAAGGCGACCCGACACGCGCGGCGGTCTACAAGGACATTTCCAACGGCATCGCCCCCGCCGGCATCGAGTACTACCTGCCGCTGTTCTTCGACGATACCGCGACCCTGCTCGACTACCTGCCCGCCGACACCCCGGTATTGCTGCACCGCGACGTCCCCGCGGCGATTGCCGAGTTCTGGCGCGACACCCGCTCGCGCCACGACCTGCTCAAAGGCGACCGCAGCCGCCCGGTGCTGCCGCCCGAACAGCTGTTTCTCAGCGACGAAGCCTTCTTCATCGCGCTCAAGCGCCGCCCGCGCCTCGACATCGGCGCCGAGCGCGACACCCGGCACGGCGCCGGAGCGGGCGGCGGCACCGCCGCGGGCGAAGCGGCGGGCACGGTGGACAGCGCCGATCGCGATGCCGCCGCGCTCGCCCTGCCCGCCCCCGAGGTCGCCGTCGAGCGCAAGTCCTCCGACCCGCTGCACCGGCTCAAGGCCTTCATCGATAGCTTCATCGACGAGGCCGGCGGCCGCATCCTGCTCCTCGCCGACTCGCCCGGCCGGCGCGAAACGATGGCCGAGTTCTTTGCCGAATACGGCGTGAAGCCCGAGCCGACGACCGACTTCGCGGCCTTTCTCAACACCGGCAGCCCGGTGGCGCTGGGCATCGCTCCGCTCGCGCGCGGCTTCGTGCTGCCGGCGGCCAGGCTGGCGGTGCTGACCGAGGCCGAACTCTACGCCGCCACCGCCCGCAGCCGCAGTCGCCGCGACAGCCGCAAGGCGGCGACCATGGAAGGCTGGCTGCGCGACCTCTCCGAGCTCAAGCTCGGCGACCCGGTGGTACATGTGTCGCACGGCATCGGCCGTTACCTCGGCCTCATCCACATGAACCTCGGCGAGGGCGACACCGAGTTCCTCCACCTGGAATACAACGGCGGCGACAAGCTCTACGTGCCGGTGGCGCAGCTGCACGTGATCACCCGCTACGCCGGTGCCGACCCGGAAGGCGTGGACTTGCACCGGCTCGGCTCCGGGCAATGGGAGAAGGCGAAGAAGAAGGCAGCGCTGCAGGTGCGCGACACCGCCGCCGAGCTGCTCGCGCTCTACGCCCAGCGCGCGGCGCGCCCGGGGCACCGCTTCGACTTCCGCCAGCACGACCTCGAGGCTTTCACCGAAGGCTTCGGCTTCGAGACCACCCCGGACCAGCAGGCCGCAATCGACGCTGTCGTCACCGACATGAAGTCGGGGCGGCCGATGGACCGCCTGGTGTGCGGCGACGTCGGCTTCGGCAAGACCGAAGTGGCGCTGCGTGCGGCCTTCATCGCGGTGGCCGACGGCAAGCAGGTGGTGGTGCTGTGCCCGACCACCCTGCTCGCCGAGCAGCACTACCAGACCTTCGCCGACCGCTTCGCCGACTGGCCGATCAAGCTCGCCGAACTGTCGCGCTTCAAGTCCGCCAAGGAGCAGGCCGAGGCGCTGCAGCTGCTCGGCGAAGGCAAGGTCGACATCATCATCGGCACCCACCGCCTGCTGCAGAAGGACGTGGTGTTCAAGCGCCTCGGGCTGGTCATCATCGACGAGGAGCATCGCTTCGGCGTGCGCCAGAAGGAGGCACTGAAGGCGCTCAGGAGCGAGGTCGACATCCTGACCCTGACCGCCACCCCGATCCCGCGCACGCTCGGCCTGGCGATGGAAGGCCTGCGCGAATTCTCGGTGATCGCCACCGCGCCGCAAAAGCGCCTGGCGATCAAGACCTTCGTCCAGCGCGCCAGCCGCGGCATCATCCGCGAGGCGGTGCTGCGCGAATTCAAGCGCGGCGGCCAGGTGTACTTTCTGTACAACGAGGTCGACACCATCGACAACATGCGCAATGAGCTCGAGGAGCTGCTGCCCGAGGCGCGCATCGTCGTCGGCCATGGCCAGCTGCCCGAGCGCGAGCTCGAGCGCGTGATGCGCGACTTCACCCAGCAGCGCGCCAACCTGCTGCTGTGCTCGACGATCATCGAGACCGGCATCAACATCCCCACCGCCAACACCATCATCATCCACCGCGCCGACCGCTTCGGCCTCGCCCAGCTCCACCAGCTGCGCGGCCGGGTCGGACGCAGCCACCACCAGGCCTACGCCTACCTGCTCACCGACGCCCACGCCAAGCCCACGGCGCAGGCGCAGAAGCGCCTCGAAGCGATCGCAATGATGGACGAGCTCGGCTCCGGCTTCTACCTCGCGATGCACGACCTCGAGATCCGCGGCGCGGGCGAGGTGCTGGGCGAAAACCAGTCCGGCGAAATCCAGCAGGTCGGCTTCAGCCTGTACACCGAGATGCTCAAGCGCGCGGTGAAGGACCTGCAGGCGGGCAAGGAGCCCGACCTGAGCCAGCCACTCGAGGTGGTGTCGGAGATCAACCTCCACACCCCGGCGCTGCTGCCCACCGACTACTGCCCCGACGTGCAGGAGCGCCTGACGCTGTACAAGCGCCTGGCCAACTGCGACACCGAGGACGAGCTGCGCGATTTGCAGGAGGAATTGATCGATCGTTTCGGCGAGCTGCCGCCGCAGACCCTGGCGCTGATCGAGACCCACCGCCTGCGCATGCTGGTGAAGGCCTTCGGCGTGCACAAGCTCGACGCCTCGGAGGCGCAGATCAGCGTGCAGTTCGCCAAGGACGCCCCGATCGACCCGGTGAAGGTGATCTTTCTGGTCCAGAAGGACCGCAACACCAGGATGGCGGGCCCGGAAAAACTTATCCGCCGCGCCGGCCTGCCCGATCTGAAAGAGCGGGTGAAGGCGGTGCGCGAATTGCTCGAAGCGGTCCGGACTTGA
- the amrS gene encoding AmmeMemoRadiSam system radical SAM enzyme, with protein MKTSPSPTADTGSRHPARYWHALDDGRYQCDLCPRYCKLHPGQRGACFVRMREGEDMLLTTYGRSSGFCIDPIEKKPLNHFYPGSSVLSFGTAGCNLACKFCQNWDISKSRDIDTLMDAASPQEIAATAQHWGCHSVAFTYNDPVIFAEYAIDVADACHAAGLKTVAVTAGYITELARRDFFSRMDAANVDLKGFTDDFYVKLCGAHLQPVLDTLCWLRHETDVWVELTTLLIPGHNDSDEELTALSNWVRRELGADVPLHFSAFHPDFKMDDLPPTPPDTLRRARRIALDSGLQHVYTGNVHDIDGDTTRCTGCGEALIVRDWYEIRSYRLDARGACPHCGTVLAGRYGAVGAAVDKAFGARRIPVAIHRRP; from the coding sequence ATGAAGACTTCCCCCTCGCCGACCGCCGACACCGGCAGCCGCCATCCCGCCCGCTACTGGCATGCGCTCGACGACGGCCGCTACCAGTGCGACCTGTGCCCGCGCTACTGCAAGCTGCATCCCGGCCAGCGCGGCGCCTGCTTCGTGCGCATGCGCGAAGGCGAGGACATGCTGCTGACCACCTACGGGCGCAGCTCGGGGTTCTGCATCGACCCGATCGAGAAGAAACCGCTGAACCACTTCTACCCCGGCAGCAGCGTCCTCTCCTTCGGCACCGCCGGCTGCAATCTGGCGTGCAAGTTCTGCCAGAACTGGGACATCTCCAAGTCGCGCGATATCGACACGCTGATGGACGCCGCCTCGCCACAGGAAATCGCCGCCACCGCACAGCACTGGGGCTGCCACAGCGTCGCCTTCACCTACAACGACCCGGTGATCTTCGCCGAGTATGCGATCGATGTCGCCGACGCCTGCCACGCCGCCGGCCTGAAGACGGTCGCGGTCACCGCCGGCTACATCACCGAGCTGGCACGCAGGGACTTCTTTTCGCGGATGGATGCGGCCAACGTCGACCTGAAGGGGTTCACCGACGACTTCTACGTCAAGCTGTGTGGCGCCCACCTGCAGCCGGTGCTCGACACCCTGTGCTGGCTGCGGCACGAAACCGATGTGTGGGTCGAGCTCACCACCTTGCTGATTCCCGGCCACAACGACTCGGACGAAGAACTCACTGCCTTGTCCAACTGGGTGCGCAGGGAACTCGGCGCCGACGTACCGCTGCACTTCAGCGCCTTCCATCCGGATTTCAAGATGGACGACCTTCCGCCCACCCCACCGGACACCTTGCGTCGCGCGCGGCGCATCGCCCTCGATAGCGGCCTGCAGCACGTCTACACCGGCAACGTGCACGACATCGACGGCGACACCACCCGCTGCACCGGCTGCGGTGAAGCCCTGATCGTGCGCGACTGGTACGAGATCCGCAGTTACCGGCTCGACGCCCGGGGTGCCTGCCCGCACTGCGGCACCGTACTCGCGGGGCGCTACGGCGCAGTCGGCGCAGCGGTGGACAAGGCCTTCGGCGCGCGCCGGATTCCGGTCGCGATCCACCGTCGCCCCTGA
- the amrA gene encoding AmmeMemoRadiSam system protein A, producing MPDTDLGPILLKLARAAIAHRLGLAPAPEVPDDTRLHERGASFITLLRDGQLRGCIGSLRRSHPLGEDVMTNAIAAASKDSRFPPLTGEELDGIAIEVSVLSEPEFIDFFGEEELLAQLRPFEDGLILFSGCSSATFLPQVWEQLPEPRAFLNALKHKAGLPTNREVVELMAARYHVQKWKESEQAHS from the coding sequence ATGCCCGACACTGACCTCGGCCCCATCCTGCTCAAGCTCGCCCGCGCGGCGATTGCCCACCGTCTCGGGCTCGCCCCCGCTCCCGAGGTGCCGGACGACACCCGCCTGCATGAGCGCGGCGCTTCCTTCATCACCCTGCTCCGGGACGGCCAGCTGCGCGGCTGCATCGGCAGCCTGCGGCGCTCGCACCCGCTGGGAGAGGACGTGATGACCAACGCCATTGCCGCGGCGAGCAAGGATTCACGCTTTCCGCCCCTCACCGGCGAGGAGCTCGACGGCATTGCGATCGAAGTCTCGGTGCTGTCCGAGCCCGAGTTCATCGACTTTTTCGGTGAAGAAGAACTGCTCGCTCAGCTGCGCCCCTTCGAAGACGGCCTGATCCTGTTCTCGGGCTGCAGCAGCGCCACCTTCCTGCCCCAGGTGTGGGAACAGCTTCCCGAGCCGCGCGCCTTCCTCAACGCGCTCAAGCACAAGGCCGGCCTGCCCACCAACCGCGAGGTGGTGGAACTGATGGCCGCCCGCTACCACGTGCAGAAATGGAAGGAGAGCGAACAGGCCCATTCCTGA
- the amrB gene encoding AmmeMemoRadiSam system protein B → MAAASIRPAAVAGLFYPHDERVLRTQLAELLATAVPLEAAPMPKAVIVPHAGYIYSGPVAASAYSLLAPLRERIRRVVLLGPTHRMAVRGFALPAAQTFATPLGEVSLSQADWLALQARPDVQVDDRPHALEHCLEVQLPFLQVVLERFEIVPLLVGDAPAAAVAELLEALWGGPETLIVVSSDLSHYHPYREAQWTDRATVEAVLTLHDGIDHEQACGATPINGLVLAARRHHLQPQLLDLRNSGDTAGDRTRVVGYTSIAFSDTEHPNHARH, encoded by the coding sequence ATGGCTGCCGCTTCGATTCGCCCGGCCGCGGTTGCCGGCTTGTTCTATCCGCACGACGAGCGCGTGCTGCGCACCCAGCTCGCCGAGCTGCTGGCCACCGCAGTCCCGCTCGAAGCCGCGCCGATGCCCAAGGCCGTCATCGTCCCCCATGCCGGCTACATCTACTCGGGGCCGGTCGCGGCGAGCGCCTACAGCCTGCTCGCGCCGCTGCGCGAGCGCATCCGGCGGGTGGTGCTGCTCGGCCCCACCCATCGGATGGCGGTGCGCGGCTTCGCCCTGCCCGCGGCTCAGACTTTTGCCACGCCGCTGGGGGAAGTGTCCCTGTCGCAGGCGGACTGGCTGGCGCTGCAGGCCAGGCCGGATGTGCAGGTCGATGACCGCCCCCACGCCCTCGAGCACTGCCTGGAAGTCCAGCTCCCCTTCCTCCAGGTGGTGCTCGAACGCTTCGAGATCGTCCCGCTGCTGGTCGGCGACGCCCCCGCAGCGGCGGTTGCAGAACTGCTCGAGGCGCTGTGGGGCGGGCCGGAAACCCTGATCGTCGTCAGCTCCGACCTGTCTCATTACCATCCTTACCGCGAGGCCCAGTGGACCGACCGGGCCACCGTCGAAGCAGTCCTTACCCTGCACGACGGCATCGATCACGAGCAGGCGTGCGGCGCCACCCCAATCAACGGCCTGGTCCTCGCTGCTCGCCGCCATCACCTTCAACCCCAGCTGCTCGACCTGCGCAATTCCGGCGATACCGCCGGTGACCGGACGCGGGTGGTCGGCTACACCAGCATCGCCTTTTCCGACACGGAGCACCCCAACCATGCCCGACACTGA
- the ispD gene encoding 2-C-methyl-D-erythritol 4-phosphate cytidylyltransferase gives MQTFHPRHFAIVPAAGSGSRMGAVRPKQYLPLLGRPLIHHALATLCAAPAIDKVFVVLSVDDAEWARHDWSALGSKLVPLFCGGATRADSVLGGLRAIADEAAQSDWVLVHDAARPCLASWHIDKLIRELAGEEVGGLLAVPVADTLKRADEQRHVVETVARDSLWQAQTPQMFRYVMLRRALETAREVTDEASAIEMAGLRPRLVQGDATNLKVTYPLDLHLAEWILHNRRG, from the coding sequence ATGCAGACCTTCCATCCTCGTCACTTCGCCATCGTCCCGGCGGCCGGCAGCGGTTCGCGCATGGGGGCGGTGCGCCCCAAGCAGTATCTGCCGCTGCTCGGGCGGCCGTTGATCCACCATGCCCTTGCCACGCTGTGCGCTGCGCCGGCGATCGACAAGGTCTTCGTCGTGCTCTCGGTCGATGATGCCGAGTGGGCGCGACACGACTGGAGCGCGCTCGGCTCCAAGCTGGTGCCGCTGTTCTGCGGCGGGGCGACGCGCGCCGACAGCGTGCTCGGTGGCCTGCGGGCGATCGCCGACGAAGCGGCGCAGAGCGACTGGGTGCTGGTGCACGATGCAGCCCGCCCCTGCCTGGCATCCTGGCACATCGACAAGCTGATCCGCGAGCTGGCTGGCGAGGAGGTCGGCGGACTGCTCGCGGTACCGGTTGCCGATACCCTCAAGCGCGCCGACGAACAGCGCCATGTCGTCGAAACCGTGGCGCGCGACAGCCTGTGGCAGGCGCAGACGCCGCAGATGTTCCGCTACGTGATGCTGCGCCGTGCGCTCGAAACCGCCCGCGAAGTCACCGACGAAGCCAGTGCGATCGAGATGGCGGGGCTGCGTCCGCGCCTGGTGCAGGGCGATGCGACCAACCTGAAAGTGACCTATCCGCTCGATCTTCACCTGGCCGAGTGGATCCTGCACAACCGCCGGGGCTGA
- the ispF gene encoding 2-C-methyl-D-erythritol 2,4-cyclodiphosphate synthase: protein MNFPFRIGQGFDVHALVPGRPLIIGGVTIPFAYGLLGHSDADVLLHALTDALLGAAGLGDIGRLFPDTDPAHAGADSRVLLREAFARVRAAGWAVVNIDATVICQAPRILPHAAEMAANIAADLGIDAAAVNIKGKTTEKLGFTGRGEGIAAQVVAMLGCTGEP, encoded by the coding sequence ATGAACTTTCCTTTCCGCATTGGCCAGGGCTTCGATGTCCATGCCCTGGTTCCGGGGCGCCCGCTGATCATCGGCGGAGTGACGATTCCCTTCGCCTACGGTCTGCTCGGTCATTCCGACGCCGACGTGCTGTTGCATGCGCTCACCGATGCCCTGCTCGGTGCAGCCGGCCTGGGTGACATCGGCCGCCTTTTTCCCGACACCGATCCCGCCCATGCCGGAGCGGACAGCCGGGTGCTGCTGCGCGAAGCCTTTGCCCGCGTGCGCGCGGCCGGCTGGGCGGTCGTCAATATCGACGCCACGGTGATCTGCCAGGCGCCGCGCATCCTGCCGCACGCGGCGGAAATGGCGGCCAACATCGCGGCCGACCTCGGAATCGATGCCGCAGCGGTGAACATCAAGGGCAAGACAACCGAGAAGCTCGGCTTTACCGGCCGTGGTGAAGGCATCGCGGCCCAGGTGGTCGCCATGCTTGGATGCACGGGTGAGCCTTGA
- the thpR gene encoding RNA 2',3'-cyclic phosphodiesterase codes for MPEALLLPPVPARRRVFFALWPDHATAGVLHSRAQALWTACGGRLMRRDTLHLTLAFLGEIPGAALDRLPRVAAQLEGTPFTLELDRVGSWHGHRIVWLAPKNIPPALTALVGRLGSALNAEGFELEARPFSPHVTLVRNARGAPPATEAEAVHWPVAAFSLLESVHRSGVAAYRLLGTWPLAGE; via the coding sequence ATGCCCGAGGCGCTTCTGCTTCCGCCCGTCCCGGCCCGTCGGCGGGTGTTCTTTGCGCTGTGGCCCGATCACGCGACCGCGGGGGTATTGCACAGCAGGGCGCAGGCGCTGTGGACGGCCTGCGGCGGGCGCTTGATGCGCCGCGATACCTTGCACCTGACGCTGGCCTTTCTGGGCGAAATTCCCGGTGCGGCGCTCGATCGGCTGCCGCGGGTGGCGGCGCAGCTCGAAGGCACGCCATTTACCCTGGAACTGGACCGGGTGGGGAGTTGGCACGGTCACCGCATCGTGTGGCTGGCGCCGAAAAATATCCCGCCCGCGCTGACGGCGCTGGTCGGGAGGCTCGGTTCGGCCCTGAACGCGGAAGGTTTCGAACTCGAAGCGCGCCCCTTTTCACCCCATGTCACCCTGGTGCGCAATGCCCGTGGCGCACCGCCGGCCACCGAAGCGGAGGCGGTGCACTGGCCCGTTGCCGCCTTTTCCCTGCTGGAGTCGGTCCACCGTTCGGGGGTGGCTGCTTATCGCCTGCTGGGGACTTGGCCGCTGGCCGGGGAATGA
- a CDS encoding host attachment protein, translated as MAITWILVANASLAKLYANLGPNKGLTLVKELIHPESRQKNADLVTDRSGAMAANGSGGGSMQPQTLPKHHEAKVFAHQIAQELYQGRAANAFRRAILVAPPAFMGMLNTVIDGPTAQLITDRFEKDYTKTPENELGARLGSAILL; from the coding sequence ATGGCCATAACCTGGATTCTGGTTGCCAACGCCAGCCTGGCGAAGCTCTACGCGAACCTCGGCCCCAACAAGGGGCTGACGCTGGTGAAGGAACTGATCCATCCCGAGAGCAGACAGAAAAATGCCGACCTCGTCACCGACCGATCTGGCGCCATGGCAGCGAACGGTTCGGGGGGCGGATCGATGCAGCCCCAGACGCTGCCCAAGCACCATGAAGCCAAGGTATTCGCCCACCAGATCGCCCAGGAGCTGTACCAGGGACGTGCGGCCAATGCGTTCAGGCGTGCGATCCTGGTCGCTCCGCCCGCCTTCATGGGCATGCTGAACACGGTCATCGACGGGCCAACTGCGCAGTTGATCACCGACCGTTTCGAAAAGGACTACACCAAGACCCCAGAGAACGAACTCGGCGCTCGGCTCGGGTCGGCAATCCTGCTCTGA
- a CDS encoding M90 family metallopeptidase, translated as MLKWIQRWLGLERRDPAEVPAEQWDRVERTLPFLDFLTPPERTRLRALALEFLACKQFHGARGLHLNDDILLSIALQACLLVLDIGLEAYAGWVGIVVYPGDFVIPRREFDEAGVVHEYEDEVLGEAWEGGPVLVAWFDEGAHPPGVNVVIHEFAHKLDMENGGVDGLPRLRAGMSRSAWAAAFGEAFDAFCAEVERGVETVIDPYAAEDPGEFFAVVSETFFECPAPLRDRFPAVYKQLRLFYGLDPAAATRYPHGDRA; from the coding sequence ATGCTGAAATGGATCCAACGCTGGCTGGGGCTGGAACGACGCGACCCAGCCGAAGTCCCCGCTGAACAGTGGGACAGGGTCGAGCGCACGCTGCCCTTTCTTGACTTCCTGACCCCGCCCGAGCGCACCCGCCTGCGCGCGCTGGCGCTCGAGTTCCTTGCGTGCAAACAGTTCCACGGCGCGCGCGGGCTGCACCTGAACGACGACATCCTGCTGTCGATCGCGCTCCAGGCCTGCCTGCTGGTACTCGATATCGGCCTCGAGGCTTACGCCGGCTGGGTCGGCATCGTCGTCTACCCCGGCGATTTCGTCATCCCGCGGCGCGAGTTCGACGAAGCCGGCGTGGTCCACGAATACGAGGACGAAGTGCTGGGCGAAGCCTGGGAGGGCGGCCCGGTGCTGGTGGCCTGGTTCGACGAGGGCGCCCACCCGCCCGGAGTGAATGTGGTCATCCACGAGTTCGCCCATAAGCTCGACATGGAAAACGGCGGTGTCGACGGGTTGCCCCGCCTGCGCGCCGGCATGTCGCGCAGCGCCTGGGCTGCGGCGTTCGGTGAAGCCTTCGATGCGTTCTGCGCCGAAGTCGAGCGCGGCGTGGAGACCGTGATCGATCCCTATGCGGCCGAAGATCCGGGCGAATTCTTCGCCGTCGTCTCAGAGACCTTCTTCGAATGCCCGGCCCCGCTGCGCGACCGCTTCCCCGCCGTCTACAAGCAATTGCGCCTGTTCTACGGGCTCGATCCGGCCGCCGCGACACGCTACCCGCACGGAGACAGGGCATGA